TGTTCAAAATGAGACTGATATTCCAATGGAGCTCCTTAGAGAggggtttatatatttCTTCGATCCCTATAAGCAGCCTTGCGCAGTAAGGTTCTTGCGCATCTGAGATGCAGCGTAATATGTAAGTCATCTCTTAGCTGGCTTACTGTGGCAGGAATAATGGGGAAAAAGATGCAGATGGAACAACGATCGCGTAGACGATAGAATAGCTTAAAATGCTTACCAATTGAATGCAGGGAAATATCAGTCGCGCAGGAGTCATCCATTAGCCACCTGTCACTGATGTTTCTAGAAAACTGAAATATGGAAAAGTATATTATGTCACGGGTGATTGGTAGAATTGGATTTACAGTAGGCTGCTGAAGGCATCAGAATCCCAATCAAGGTTTGTCTGCAACCTGATACTGCGATACcagtattgtatgtacagtataagTAGAAGGTGTCATATGGTCTAGAGAATACCTTTTAAAAAAATCCAAGGACAGATTAGTCTCTCATATATTCACATTTATATTCTAAGCagacttctccttgagatcctccagcttgacggGGTCGGCGTACTCGTTAGACCGGAACCAGTTGAGGGTCTTTCTCAGACCCGGTCCGGAAATGCTTTCGGGGctcttctgcagcagaGAGAGAATGACGGCGAGAGACACGGCGAACAGGTAGACATCTCCGTGGGGGATGGGCTTGACAACCTTTCGCTTGACAAGCTCGTTCCAGTAAGACATGACACCCATTCTGGCAGTGTACATCCATCGGCCTCGGCCGGCAGACTGGTCGATCATAGCCCAAAGACCAGACAGGATACCGATGAATCGGAATCGATCAACAGGAGCAGTCTTGTTGCCGAGGAACTTCTGCATCAGTCCGATACCAGCCCACGAGTTGGAGACCAAAAGAACCAGGAATGCGGTAGTTCGGATAGAACCAGAcacggaggaggagaggaTGCTAGACAGAGACTTGCCCTTTCGTCGCAGAAGACCCATGATAAGATGCAGACCAAGGACCTTCTTTCCGACCTCCACAAACTGCTCCGAGATGTATTTCAGGTAGTGGGGCAACTCAGAGGCCTCATTGGGGTGCAGCAGAGCTCCCGACAGAGTGTGGAGAACAGGGTGAGCACCAGATACAACAGGCTCAATGGCAGTGAGGTTAGCAGGGAGAGCGTACGAGTCAGGGTACACAATGGGAGAGTTGAACTTGGGGTACCGCTGCTTGGCGATAAGCGCAACACCGTCAACAAACTGTCGAGGAGTGGGCCACGGCACCTTTCCAGAGTATCCTGCAGGTCGATGGGGGAGGTAGGGTTCCGACAGCTTGAGGAAGTATTTGGAGAAGGTGGGGGACACGGTCTCAGGgtgaaagaagaaggcagaGAAGAGTTGTCCGTAGGCGAAGGGGAAGAGGACCCAGGATCCGAGCCATCTAGGAATCTTGGCTGTGAAACCCCGGTCGTCCAGGAAGTTGTAAAAGAACTCACATGCCTTGGAAGCCGTGTAGAGAGCAATGTAGGACCGGCCAAAGTCTCTGGGGTAGATGACAAGGAAGAGGCCACCTGCCAGGGCAGCGAAGAAAGTGGGGGTTCGCTCACTGACGATCCATCGTGTGAAGAGTCGGTGCTTCTTTCGGAACTTGCGGCTCTGGGGTTGCAGAATGTATTCACGCGTAGATGTGAGTAGCCGGTCGCAGATTCGGAAGGCCACAAGAATTGAggctgtggaagaggcaATTCGCAGGCCAGTTttgttgaagatgatgtCCTTGATAATGCTATCGGGCTTCTGTCTGTTGATGAGCCGAGAAATGGCGACAATGGCCACTACAAGTGCGTGGGTACGCAGAAACGTTCGAGTACCAGCTCGAGCAGTGGCCTGGGTAAAATCTCCACGCTCTTCGGCGCTCTTTTCCACGGCCGAGGGTGCGACCATGTTGTAATGGAGCATCTCCGTGTttttcttggcctccagatTGGCCACcaggttcttgtactccttGGGCGACATGAGGAACCGGATGGAGTACGCCACCAGACGCTCCGTCTTCTCAACGTGGGGTGGGTGCATTGCGTGTGTGTTTGCGGTTGTTGATTCGCGACAGATGTGATGTTGGCAACAAATACCTCCTTGATGCGTCTCTTTGCCAATTGTTCAGATGTGGGGAGTTGTCTGGGGGTAAGCTGAAGTCTAATCTGAGCCGAGGCAGGTGAGGTGATTAGTGGGGGTAATGGGTGGGAACATCGTCTTCAGCGCGTTTTGAGTGCAGAATGAGTGTCAGATAGTTTTCCTGTAAAACAGGTGTACGTCAGAAAAGACTGGAGCAGATTTTTACGGAGAATTACAGTTTCTGGGGGGTCCAAGTGCTTGGACTTGTCTATTCGCTAATGCTAACGGCGATGATGCAGGCATATTTACGAATTGTTTCCCATTATTTTTAATGTTCAAGCTCTCACGTGAAATGTGTGCTTTCTCACCCACGGAATATGACAGCCAATAATTCTGACGGAAATACACCTAACAGAAGCCTCGAACTACACAACACGTGGGCTACAAGTGTACGATACTGGCACGAGTAcctgtacaatacaagaaaaataaaaatgcCAAAAGCTGTAGATCGCCCTAGGCAATCAGCAGTAATTGAAGtcgtctacaagtacattgtagtTGGTCTGTAGCAGGTCCAGAGCTCCAAGGTGTTCTTTATGACGCTAAGATTGCTGGATGACTCGGAGTCATTGATAACACGGGTACATCATAGAGGCATGTTAGGGCAATGCGGTTCGAGACAAAACACAAAAGCTAAGAAAGAATGCACATCCCCCATCCTTTTGATTAATACTGGCAATTTTAAGGACCCTCTCCCGCTCAACCTTGCAACCTTTGGCAATTTCAAATTTGCCCTCCCACATGCAGCACTATCCGCGACCATGGACTTACAAACATTGACAGCATCAGCCGTGGCGTCCACGCTCACTGAGATTGTGTTCCACCCGCTGGACACGGTGCTCACTCTGCATCAAACCAACACAGGCAACAAATACATTCTGCCATGGCGTGCATACTGGAAGGGTCTGGTACCGTCCATTGCGCTCACCACCCCGGGGTTCATGATCTATATGGTCGCCTACCGTCAGAGCAAGGACTACCTGACCCCCTATCTCGGTGAATCGACACTAGCGAACTATGCCGTCTCGGGAGGAATCGCAGAGCTGCTGTCCTGCAGTATCTGGACGCCTCTGGACGTTCTCAAGGGTAGAATGCAGCTGGCACCATCGGGATACAAGACGATGGATCTCATAAAAGACATTTATCACAACGAAGGAGTGAGGGGATTCTTCCGAGGCTACTGGATGGGTCTGGCGGTCTTCTTACCGCAGACAATTGTGTGGTGGGTGACTTACGAAGAATCCAAGAAGTGGTTTGAGAACAGAGAGAAGCCAGGAGAGGAGATTGGAGCCTTTGCTTACGGAGCTtcgtctgctgctgcaacAATCACATCGTGTGCTTCTCTCAACCTGCTGTCTGTTCTCAAAACTCGACAGCAGCTTGCTATGGCCAAGGAAGTGACTGCTCTTCGACCTGACGATCACCAGAGTATCTTCAGGGTGGCTCGAAACCTCATCAAGGACCATGGATTGTTCCGGGCCTGGTTCAAGGGTCTCCCTGTTCGACTAGCCCACCATCTCCCTGCCTCTGTATTTGGTATGATTCTtatggagaagatggctcCAGACACACAGCAGTCCCGAGATGAGAAGCgccagaaggaggaaggCAAATTCTAACCACATGAAACTACACGCAAGCACAGAATTATATAATATAGAGCCCTGTCTGACCAGGGCATAGACGCTCACTCCTGTACATATAACAgcatctacagtacaggGCTTCACTTAATTGATATTGAATGAACAATCTTGTAATACATTATCGAAAATTAACCCCAAGATCTCGAATAAAAACTCTCCGAAAGTTCTGCTTGACGCGAAGCTATTCTCCGATAGTGTTCCTTCCTGGCATGTTTCAATAGCCGGGTCCTTTTGTTATACACATTATCCCAATGCTACAGTAAGTTGCttacaatactgtacactaCATGTAGCTACTGTGTACGATGATGGAGTGGCacaaaatatataaatattCAGGTTATAGAGAAGAGAGGGTCTGCCAGCAGACTTAGTTGGGGAGAGGACCGGTGATCTCGACGTACTTATCCTCCTGTCCGGAGGCAGCCTGGGCAATAGACACCTGGTTATTGTCTAGGTCATAGACAGAGTAGATGGCTCGGAGGAAGGTGTCTCCGAACAGGTTGAGGTTGGACAGCTGGCCGGTAGACTCGGTGATACCAAAGATACAGAGACCAGAGGTATCAGAAGAGTCGAGGTAGGTAGCAGGAATAGTCATGTCCTTACCAGAGACCTTGATGGTCTTGCCAGAAAAGGTGTACTCCATGGAGAGCTTGCCAATGTCAGAGCAAGGAAGAGCAGAGATTCCCTGGCCCGCGTCGGTGAGCTTGATGCCAGCAGCCTGCACTTGGTTGATAACAGCGTCGTAGTTAGACTTGGTGAGGTAAGTGAGAGAGGTTCCAGAGTCGAGAACAACGTCCTCGCCCTCCAGAATGGTCTTGTCGCCGATCTTAGCCTTGTCACACTTGATGCCAAAGTGGCCCTGGGTGGTGATGGGGACAGTCTTGAGAGAACCGGAATATCGACCAGAGTTGTAAGCACCAAAGGTGATCTCGGAGTTCTGCTTGTCACCGGGGAGACCAAAGGCCATGCCGTAgacgttcttcttgatgacaCCCTGCTCCTTCAGAAGAGCAGGAAAGTTGGGGTAGTGGCTTCGGGTGGCCTCGTCTGCGAGAGGTCCGATACCGAAGACAGAAACGTCACCAGAAGACTTATCACCAGTGCTGACACCAAACTGGAAGTCGGTAACCTTGGCCTCTCCGAGAGAAGCGTCATCTTTGTAGTAGTTACCGGAGGCATCTCCGATACCATACTGGATGTCAAAGTGCTCACCGGTGTCCTTGGAGTTCTGCGACTTCTTGGGGTTATAAGATCCGTACTTCGTGCACAGAGAAGGGTCGTTCTCGCAGTATATGGAGTCGGAGGAGAAGACCCAGAGATCGGAAGAGCCGGTATCAATCTGGACAGTCACCTTCTGGCCACCTACCTTGATGTCGACGTTGTATGCCATGACTTCGTTGATCATTTCGACATTGATACCCcctccagcagcgaaaGAGATACCCTTCTGGCCATCAGGGGCAGGGGCTCGAGACATGGGGACGGCCAGAAAGCCAGGGTTGGCAGGAGCGGCCAGAGCGAGGCAAGCGAAAGAGGCAACAGCGGCGAGAGAGAACTGCATAGTGGAGTaggagaagagggagaggagCCTGTTGGTGAAGACGTCTAGAGAGTGGGATGATCTACTCTATTTATCTTCTGAATAGTTTCCAAAGATCGACTGCATATCTTGAGTTACATGGAGTGGGCTTCTACGAAGTGCTGCAGGAGTCACAGGGGGTTTCCAGCTATCCTCTGGTTTCACAAAGAGAAGCACGGCATCATAGGTGTGAAAGATATGGTTAGGCTTGTATCTTCAGCGAGATACAGTAAATGGCTCGTAGACAGCTAGCCTAGATGTTCATCATTGCGTCGATCGGGGCTGAGAACTTTAAGCACGGCTGTATGCGATGGTTGGCTAATGACTGCTCCCTGATATAGGATAGTGACAATGTGGCCATTATTGTTATCTTGATGCTGGTGACAGTTATCTTGACTGTTCAGAAGGGAGTAGCGTTGGTTTCAGCTTCATATCTCTCTCTGGGCCGTATTATTGCGGGTATCAGCTGTCACATGTATCTGATGCGTAGTGCTGAACAATCGAACTCTGACTCGAGACAATAGTTCTCCACCCACTCTTTCTTCGAGTCTCAATGGTTTGCCTCCATGATGCAGGGAGAAGATAAGAGACGTTGGAGACGTTGTCTCCTTCGTTGGGCAATGGCATGAGGAAAGATGTGGGAGTAAGCATTGTCGAAGATTGCTCATCCTAAGGACCTGCTTAACTCGAGAACGTCTAAAATCACTCTCGAGGGCTACATATCAATTTCCCTGTTTTAGAAAGGCAGTCTAAAAAAACCCTATCCGATAGCGTTAGATGGTGAGACGCTTCTGTCGATATTAGAGGAAGTAGGCCGTAATGCGAGAATAATCGGCCTATTGGCGGAGAGCTCTTCGCTCCAAGGGCATGCTGCCTCAGATAAGCATGCCGTTCCAATATCACGTCTGCAGTTTCAGAGTGAAagcctacaagtatgtacatgttgCCATGGTTGGTGCCGTGCCAAGTCTTGATTGGGTCCTTGGCGGTAAAATGTGCAGGGTCCCCCAGGAACGGTTCCTGAAAGTGCCTCGGCATGCAGCTTGTTGATAACTCTCTGAAAAGCAACTTCATGACGTCAGATATGAGATTTTGGGATGTGATTGTggatacaagtagagaATATGCTGAAGATATGAGTTAGCGAGGACACATTCAAGACAAAGTTCGTTACCAGCCCCTTGGGTCGCTCCCCCCACTCTTTCGTTTCATCGGTATATAACGACGCATCTAACATGTATGCCAGGTACGGATCCTGACAAGTGAGACAAACACAatacaaacacaatggaatactcgtacagtgGAAAGAATGATGGGGGACGGCACCAGGGGGTACACTTCAGGTGGAGAAACGGCATCGACCATACCTTTATGGGGTACATTAATTGGTTGTTTGACCTCGAAGATCAACAAAGAATCTCCAACTGCCCATGACCATCCACCGTTGAGTTTGTTGGTCAGTCAGACACAATCTGTGCTGTCCCCAATACCGCACATGCTGTACAGAAAACGCGCAGTTTCAGCAGGATATCTTAGAGACAGGTTTTCAATCCTTCGTTTATTTCGCTTTACGCCCCTTTGTGGTTCATTCCATTGCGGTAGTCGAGGCATGTATACTGTCCAAGTTTGTTTCAGATTTTGAGCACCGTGTTTTGAATTAGCATCGCAGTCTCATTTGGCTGTcgtgtgtactgtacgagttCTATGAGGATATGATGTTACCTGTTCCAAGCCAAGAATGAACCAATCTCACATGTTTGTCCAAGTGCGGATTTGTCTCACCTGGACCCCTGTCTTGGAATGTCTTGGTCATATTATTTGGCTCCTCTAGAAAC
This genomic interval from Yarrowia lipolytica chromosome 1E, complete sequence contains the following:
- a CDS encoding uncharacterized protein (Compare to YALI0E33319g, weakly similar to uniprot|Q7S6Y5 Neurospora crassa NCU05578.1 predicted protein); protein product: MHPPHVEKTERLVAYSIRFLMSPKEYKNLVANLEAKKNTEMLHYNMVAPSAVEKSAEERGDFTQATARAGTRTFLRTHALVVAIVAISRLINRQKPDSIIKDIIFNKTGLRIASSTASILVAFRICDRLLTSTREYILQPQSRKFRKKHRLFTRWIVSERTPTFFAALAGGLFLVIYPRDFGRSYIALYTASKACEFFYNFLDDRGFTAKIPRWLGSWVLFPFAYGQLFSAFFFHPETVSPTFSKYFLKLSEPYLPHRPAGYSGKVPWPTPRQFVDGVALIAKQRYPKFNSPIVYPDSYALPANLTAIEPVVSGAHPVLHTLSGALLHPNEASELPHYLKYISEQFVEVGKKVLGLHLIMGLLRRKGKSLSSILSSSVSGSIRTTAFLVLLVSNSWAGIGLMQKFLGNKTAPVDRFRFIGILSGLWAMIDQSAGRGRWMYTARMGVMSYWNELVKRKVVKPIPHGDVYLFAVSLAVILSLLQKSPESISGPGLRKTLNWFRSNEYADPVKLEDLKEKSA
- a CDS encoding uncharacterized protein (Compare to YALI0E33363g, similar to uniprot|Q92389 Yarrowia lipolytica AXP1 Acid extracellular protease precursor), yielding MQFSLAAVASFACLALAAPANPGFLAVPMSRAPAPDGQKGISFAAGGGINVEMINEVMAYNVDIKVGGQKVTVQIDTGSSDLWVFSSDSIYCENDPSLCTKYGSYNPKKSQNSKDTGEHFDIQYGIGDASGNYYKDDASLGEAKVTDFQFGVSTGDKSSGDVSVFGIGPLADEATRSHYPNFPALLKEQGVIKKNVYGMAFGLPGDKQNSEITFGAYNSGRYSGSLKTVPITTQGHFGIKCDKAKIGDKTILEGEDVVLDSGTSLTYLTKSNYDAVINQVQAAGIKLTDAGQGISALPCSDIGKLSMEYTFSGKTIKVSGKDMTIPATYLDSSDTSGLCIFGITESTGQLSNLNLFGDTFLRAIYSVYDLDNNQVSIAQAASGQEDKYVEITGPLPN
- a CDS encoding uncharacterized protein (Compare to YALI0E33341g, weakly similar to uniprot|Q09834 Schizosaccharomyces pombe Putative mitochondrial carrier C4G8.08) translates to MTLRLLDDSESLITRVHHRGMLGQCGSRQNTKAKKECTSPILLINTGNFKDPLPLNLATFGNFKFALPHAALSATMDLQTLTASAVASTLTEIVFHPLDTVLTLHQTNTGNKYILPWRAYWKGLVPSIALTTPGFMIYMVAYRQSKDYLTPYLGESTLANYAVSGGIAELLSCSIWTPLDVLKGRMQLAPSGYKTMDLIKDIYHNEGVRGFFRGYWMGLAVFLPQTIVWWVTYEESKKWFENREKPGEEIGAFAYGASSAAATITSCASLNLLSVLKTRQQLAMAKEVTALRPDDHQSIFRVARNLIKDHGLFRAWFKGLPVRLAHHLPASVFGMILMEKMAPDTQQSRDEKRQKEEGKF